Proteins co-encoded in one Medicago truncatula cultivar Jemalong A17 chromosome 8, MtrunA17r5.0-ANR, whole genome shotgun sequence genomic window:
- the LOC120577608 gene encoding uncharacterized protein, which translates to MLITTMSYSSSLPKPYYNFYHNHNFHYHHHHHQTCFNINLPKFTTRASSSAAPGVDLNTLDSAIAKKDSNAVKEALDQLSEIGWAKKWSSQPYVSRRTTSLRELTTLGIKNAENLAIPSVRNDAAFLFTVVGTTGFLGILAGQLPGDWGFFVPYLIGSISLVVLGIGSTSPGLLQAAISSFSVVFPDYQERIARHEAAHFLIAYLLGLPILGYSLDIGKEHVNLIDDRLEKLLYSGQLDAKEIDRLAVVSMAGLAAEGLTYDKVVGQSADLFTLQRFINRTKPQLSKDQQQNLTRWAVLFSASLLKNNKSIHEALMASMAKKASVLECIQTIESAS; encoded by the exons ATGTTGATCACAACCATGTCTTACTCATCATCTTTACCCAAaccatattataatttttaccATAATCATAATTtccattatcatcatcatcaccaccaaaCATGCTTCAACATCAACCTCCCTAAATTCACAACCAGAGCTTCTTCCTCTGCTGCACCTGGTGTCGACCTCAACACTCTTGATTCTGCCATTGCCAAG AAAGATAGCAATGCTGTTAAAGAGGCACTTGATCAACTAAGTGAAATTGGTTGGGCCAAGAAATGGAGTTCTCAGCCATATGTTTCACGTCGTACG ACATCACTTCGAGAGCTGACAActttagggattaaaaatgcGGAGAACCTTGCAATTCCTAGTGTTAGAAATGAT GCAGCTTTTCTCTTTACTGTGGTTGGAACAACTGGATTCTTGGGTATTCTGGCTGGCCAGCTTCCCGGG GATTGGGGCTTCTTTGTACCATATTTGATTGGGAGTATTTCCTTAGTGGTATTGGGTATAGGTAGCACATCTCCCGG GCTTCTCCAAGCAGCTATTAGCAGCTTTTCAGTTGTTTTTCCTGATTATCAAGAAAGGATTGCTAGACATGAAGCAGCCCACTTTTTGA TTGCTTATCTGCTTGGCTTACCCATTTTGGGATATTCACTGGATATTGGAAAAGAGCATGTCAATCTCATTGACGACAGGCTTGAAAAGCTTCTCTATAGTGGTCAGCTTGATGCTAAGGAGATAGATAG ATTGGCTGTTGTATCAATGGCTGGACTGGCAGCAGAAGGTTTAACATATGACAAGGTTGTTGGTCAATCTGCTGATCTTTTCACTCTCCAG AGGTTTATAAACAGAACCAAACCACAACTCAGCAAAGATCAGCAACAAAATCTCACTAGATGGGCA GTTTTGTTCTCTGCTTCTCTattgaaaaacaacaagtcGATCCATGAAGCCTTAATGGCATCGATGGCAAAGAAGGCAAGTGTACTGGAGTGCATTCAAACAATCGAAAGTGCGTCATAG
- the LOC120577585 gene encoding phosphatidylinositol 4-phosphate 5-kinase 8 — protein sequence MLYSDGGVYIGNFKGEQHHGNGKFIWSNGSIYEGDWVDGERTGKGRIVHTSGDKYEGGFSGNRRHGNGTQTWKEGNVYIGNWNKDKFDGRGIMSWAQGDAFYGCWTNGLAHGSGVYISARGNVYIGNWKSGKMDGKGNFIWANGDDFNGCMSNGLRHGFGVYRFVNGDIYMGNWKKERMNGRGIMRWANGDIFDGCWSKGLIHGYGVFRFANGNVDIGNFKSKVLHGNNMHTCSNGTMYEGDRVNGKVTEKGLAIWAVQNPDGYWICPDSSPESPLVIKREYMEGVLIVEKIREYSQVRNNNKNKKQGKFSVKKVKKRSCVWTFLKTIKAII from the coding sequence ATGTTGTATTCGGATGGGGGTGTCTACATTGGTAACTTTAAGGGTGAACAACATCATGGCAACGGAAAGTTTATATGGTCAAATGGATCAATATACGAGGGTGATTGGGTTGATGGAGAGAGGACAGGGAAAGGACGGATCGTACATACATCAGGAGATAAGTATGAGGGTGGATTCTCTGGAAATCGCCGCCATGGTAATGGCACCCAAACTTGGAAGGAAGGAAATGTCTACATTGGAAATTGGAATAAAGATAAATTTGATGGAAGAGGGATTATGAGTTGGGCTCAAGGTGATGCTTTTTATGGTTGTTGGACGAATGGACTTGCACATGGATCTGGAGTTTATATATCTGCACGTGGGAATGTCTATATTGGAAATTGGAAAAGTGGTAAAATGGATGGAAAAGGGAATTTTATTTGGGCCAATGGTGATGATTTTAATGGTTGTATGTCAAATGGACTTAGACATGGATTTGGAGTTTATAGATTTGTAAATGGGGATATCTACATGGGAAATTGGAAAAAAGAGAGAATGAATGGAAGAGGGATCATGAGATGGGCTAACGGTGATATTTTTGATGGTTGTTGGTCAAAAGGACTTATACATGGATATGGAGTTTTTAGATTTGCAAATGGGAATGTCGACATCGGTAACTTCAAGAGTAAAGTTCTCCATGGCAACAATATGCACACATGCTCAAATGGAACAATGTATGAGGGTGATCGAGTTAATGGAAAAGTGACAGAGAAAGGATTGGCAATATGGGCCGTTCAAAATCCTGATGGATATTGGATATGTCCTGATTCCTCACCTGAGAGCCCTTTGGTTATCAAAAGGGAATATATGGAAGGAGTTCTAATTGTGGAGAAAATAAGGGAGTACTCACAAGTAAGGAATAAtaataagaacaaaaaacaaGGGAAATTTAGTGTGAAGAAAGTAAAGAAAAGATCGTGTGTATGGACATTTTTAAAGACCATCAAAGCTATTATCTGA
- the LOC120577625 gene encoding protein HEAT INTOLERANT 4, translating to MRKGAKRKTKHTDDSQPDSQPVASSQENENKITKPKAKRLKTSKPHSEPEYFEDKRNLEDLWLETFPVGTEWDQLDAVYQIKWNFSNLENAFEEGGLLYGKKVYLFGCTEPQLVMHKGENKVVCIPVVVAVVSPFPPSDKIGINSVQREAEEIIPMKQMKMDWVPYIPLEQRDSQVDRLKSQIFILRCTQRRSALKHLKLDRLKKYEYCLPYFYQPFKEDEFEQSTEVPIIYPVEPKPVFCEFDWELDELEEFTDKLIEAEELAEEQKDAFKEFVREKVREAKKANREAREARKKAIAEMSAETKAAFDTMRFYKFYPVQSPDAPDVSGVKSPFINRYYGKAHEVL from the exons ATGAGGAAAGGTGCTAAGAGAAAGACCAAGCACACCGATGATTCCCAACCTGATTCCCAACCTGTTGCTTCGTCTCAAGAAAACGAAAACAAAATCACCAAACCTAAAGCTAAACGCCTTAAAACCTCTAAACCCCATTCTGAACCTGAATACTTCGAAGATAAGCGTAACTTG GAAGATTTGTGGCTCGAAACATTCCCTGTTGGAACTGAG tGGGACCAATTGGATGCTGTGTATCAAATCAAGTGGAATTTCTCTAACCTAGAA AATGCATTTGAAGAGGGTGGCTTGTTGTATGGAAAGAAGGTTTACCTCTTTGGTTGCACCGAGC CTCAACTGGTCATGCATAAAGGGGAAAACAAAGTTGTCTGCATACCTGTTGTTGTCGCG GTTGTATCACCTTTTCCACCGTCTGATAAAATTGGGATTAACTCAGTTCAGAGAGAGGCTGAAGAGATAATTCCTATGAAGCAAATGAAAATGGACTGGGTTCCGTACATTCCTCTGGAGCAACG AGATAGCCAAGTTGATAGATTGAAGTCTCAAATATTCATCTTGCGTTGCACCCAAAGAAg GTCTGCTTTGAAACACCTGAAATTGGATCGATTAAAGAAATATGAGTACTGCTTGCCCT ATTTCTATCAGCCATTTAAGGAAGATGAATTTGAACAAAGCACCGAGGTTCCGATAATATATCCAGTTGAGCCAAAGCCG GTCTTCTGTGAATTTGATTGGGAATTAGATGAACTTGAG GAGTTTACTGATAAACTTATTGAGGCGGAAGAGTTGGCAGAAGAACAAAAAGATGCCTTCAAG GAATTTGTCAGGGAAAAGGTTCGGGAAGCAAAGAAAGCCAATAGAGAG GCAAGGGAAGCGCGGAAAAAAGCCATTGCTGAAATGAGTGCAGAAACTAAAGCTGCATTTGATACAATGAGATTTTATAAGTTCTACCCCGTTCAATCTCCAGATGCGCCTGATGTGTCAGGTGTAAAG TCTCCATTCATAAACAGGTATTACGGAAAGGCTCATGAGGTTCTTTGA
- the LOC120577609 gene encoding stress enhanced protein 2, chloroplastic, producing MASATRVTNCDLRPPKVSSSRSRPRKAVPVQFSIPEPESANTNIVLQPRLCTLRSYGSDPVGAVIKTRKEEEDMQVTDDVSSFFATLSEYIESSKKSQDFEIISGRLAMMVFAATVTVELVTGNSVFRKMDIAGITEAGGICFGAVTLAAMFAWFSSARTRVDRIFTVSYNSFIDLLIDQIIDGLFYDDSEGEL from the exons ATGGCATCTGCAACCCGTGTGACTAACTGCGACCTCCGGCCACCAAAAGTATCATCGTCTCGTTCCCGCCCCAGAAAAGCCGTTCCTGTTCAATTTTCCATCCCCGAACCAGAAAGCGCTAACACAAACATCGTACTACAGCCGCGGCTATGCACTCTCAGATCATACGGTTCCGATCCAGTCGGCGCCGTAATCAAGACtcgtaaagaagaagaagacatgCAAGTTACAGATGACGTGTCCTCCTTCTTCGCCACTCTTTCCGAATATATCGAGAGTTCTAAGAAAAGCCAGGATTTCGAAATCATCTCCGGCCGCCTTGCCATG ATGGTGTTTGCAGCTACAGTGACGGTGGAGTTGGTGACGGGGAATTCTGTGTTCAGGAAAATGGATATTGCAGGGATAACGGAGGCGGGTGGGATTTGTTTTGGTGCGGTTACTTTGGCGGCAATGTTTGCTTGGTTCTCAAGTGCTCGTACCAGAGTGGATCGAATCTTCACAGTCAGCTACAACTCCTTCATTGATTTGCTAATTGATCAAATCATTGACGGTTTGTTCTATGATGATAGCGAGGGTGAACTCTGA